In Natronococcus occultus SP4, the following proteins share a genomic window:
- a CDS encoding complex I subunit 4 family protein, whose amino-acid sequence MMIEALLAVTLIGALVTFVAPNRLAGKLAFAISLIPAGLSLWMFSAFDGSGNALLDGELAFESQYEWIQLGEYTISWLVGLDGISLPLVVLTTILTSLAIMSSWTPIDDRESQFYGLVLFIEANLIGVFAALDFFVWFIFWEAVLIPMYLLIGVWGGPRRKYAAIKFFVYTNVASLLMFGAFIVLVFSLGDAVTSFALPEVATAMLNGGPEAFMGVAGSTIAAAVFVAMFLGFAVKVPIVPFHTWLPDAHVEAPTPASVLLAGVLLKMGTYALLRFNFTMFPDQVEAYAVPIAAIAVISVIYGAMLALAQTDLKRIVAYSSVSSMGYVILGLIAYTQFGVGGATFQMVSHGLISGLMFMAVGVIYNATHTRMVTDMSGMADRMPVAVGILVAGAFGYMGLPLMSGFFGEYAIFFGAFGSGLLPYSQVFTPLAMFGIVIVAGYLLFALQRTVFGPYHLETDYDVGRAPLHDVAPMFVLLGIIIALGVAPELIFEMITDAVDPILENGGEL is encoded by the coding sequence ATGATGATCGAAGCACTTCTCGCGGTTACACTGATCGGTGCACTGGTAACCTTCGTCGCGCCGAATCGTCTCGCCGGTAAACTGGCCTTCGCGATCAGTCTGATCCCCGCCGGGCTCAGCCTGTGGATGTTCTCGGCGTTCGACGGCAGCGGGAACGCCTTGCTCGACGGCGAACTCGCCTTCGAGTCCCAGTACGAGTGGATCCAGCTGGGCGAGTACACGATCTCGTGGCTCGTCGGCCTCGACGGCATCAGTCTACCGCTTGTCGTGTTGACGACGATACTGACCTCGCTCGCGATCATGAGCTCCTGGACGCCGATCGACGACCGCGAGTCCCAGTTCTACGGGCTTGTGCTGTTCATCGAGGCGAATCTGATCGGCGTCTTCGCGGCGCTTGATTTCTTCGTCTGGTTCATCTTCTGGGAGGCCGTGCTGATCCCGATGTACCTGCTTATCGGTGTCTGGGGCGGCCCACGCCGGAAGTACGCGGCGATCAAGTTCTTCGTCTACACGAACGTCGCCTCGCTGTTGATGTTCGGTGCCTTCATCGTGCTGGTCTTCAGTCTCGGCGACGCCGTCACGAGCTTCGCGCTGCCGGAGGTCGCGACGGCGATGCTAAATGGCGGGCCCGAGGCGTTCATGGGCGTTGCAGGCTCGACGATCGCCGCGGCGGTGTTCGTGGCGATGTTCCTCGGGTTCGCCGTGAAGGTCCCTATCGTCCCCTTCCACACCTGGCTGCCCGACGCCCACGTCGAGGCACCCACGCCCGCCTCCGTGCTGCTGGCGGGTGTGTTGCTGAAGATGGGGACCTACGCTTTGCTGCGGTTCAACTTCACGATGTTCCCCGATCAGGTCGAAGCCTACGCGGTGCCGATCGCGGCGATCGCGGTTATCAGCGTCATCTACGGTGCGATGCTGGCGCTGGCCCAGACCGACCTCAAGCGAATCGTCGCCTACTCCTCGGTGTCGTCGATGGGCTACGTCATCCTCGGGCTGATCGCCTACACCCAGTTCGGGGTCGGTGGCGCCACCTTCCAGATGGTCAGCCACGGGCTGATCTCCGGCCTGATGTTCATGGCCGTCGGCGTCATCTACAACGCGACTCACACCCGGATGGTCACCGACATGTCCGGGATGGCAGACCGGATGCCCGTCGCCGTCGGCATCCTCGTCGCCGGTGCCTTCGGCTACATGGGGCTGCCGCTGATGAGTGGCTTCTTCGGCGAGTACGCGATCTTCTTCGGCGCCTTCGGCTCCGGGCTGCTCCCGTACTCGCAGGTGTTTACCCCGCTGGCGATGTTCGGTATCGTCATCGTCGCCGGCTACCTGCTGTTTGCCCTCCAGCGGACCGTCTTCGGACCGTACCACCTGGAAACCGACTACGATGTGGGCCGCGCGCCGCTGCACGACGTCGCACCGATGTTCGTGCTGCTTGGCATCATCATCGCCCTCGGCGTCGCGCCCGAACTGATCTTCGAGATGATTACCGACGCAGTCGATCCGATCCTGGAGAACGGAGGTGAGCTGTGA
- a CDS encoding NADH-quinone oxidoreductase subunit N, whose translation MAVFELPDWAALAPALILVATALALFVIDSINPHTRNRSLLAGTTAVGSLAALAVAVWFMLAGVGTPTAEGGRGVVELFGGQFVVDQMALFFMTVVSVVTALVAVASYDYMADHAYQAEYYSLMMLAATGMATMAAANSLVTIFIALELASLPSYALVAILKNNRGSVEAGLKYFLIGALSSAIMVYGISLVYGATGHLQLEAIAANLEGAGEYGGLLGLGILMLIGGFAFKTASVPFHFWAPEAYEGGPAPVAAFLSSASKAAGFVIAFRVFTTAFPIEPTTAVIGVDWTVAFIILAIVTMTLGNFAAATQDNVKRMLAYSSVGHAGYALIGLAGLSADGGEIVMGAAMMHLLVYGFMNTGAFLFVALAEYWGVGRTFEDYNGLSNQAPVACFALGIFMFSLAGIPPLGGFWSKYFLFTGAIEAAAANSAMLVVAAALVVNSALSLYYYARLVKAVWIEDPVVDRDTLTQPTGLYAAIVVAAVLTVVALPVFGPIADAAQQAATVAIS comes from the coding sequence ATGGCGGTGTTCGAACTTCCCGACTGGGCCGCCCTCGCTCCGGCGTTGATCCTCGTGGCGACGGCGCTCGCGCTGTTCGTCATCGACAGCATCAACCCGCACACGAGAAACCGCTCGCTGCTGGCAGGGACGACCGCCGTCGGCTCGCTCGCGGCACTCGCCGTCGCGGTCTGGTTTATGCTCGCCGGCGTCGGCACTCCGACAGCCGAGGGTGGCCGCGGCGTCGTCGAGCTGTTCGGCGGCCAGTTCGTCGTCGACCAGATGGCGCTGTTCTTCATGACCGTCGTCTCGGTCGTCACCGCACTCGTCGCCGTGGCGAGCTACGACTACATGGCCGACCACGCCTACCAGGCCGAGTACTACTCGCTGATGATGCTCGCGGCGACCGGGATGGCCACGATGGCCGCCGCGAACAGCCTCGTGACCATCTTCATCGCTCTCGAGCTGGCGAGTCTCCCTTCCTACGCCCTCGTGGCGATCCTCAAGAACAACCGCGGGAGCGTCGAGGCCGGCCTGAAGTACTTCCTGATCGGCGCGCTCTCGTCGGCGATTATGGTTTACGGGATCTCGCTTGTCTACGGTGCGACCGGGCACCTCCAGCTCGAGGCGATCGCTGCCAACCTCGAGGGTGCCGGCGAGTACGGCGGCCTGCTTGGACTGGGGATCTTGATGCTGATCGGCGGTTTCGCGTTCAAGACCGCCAGCGTCCCCTTCCACTTCTGGGCGCCTGAAGCCTACGAGGGTGGGCCCGCACCGGTGGCCGCGTTCCTCTCCTCGGCCTCCAAGGCGGCAGGCTTCGTGATCGCGTTCCGCGTGTTCACGACCGCGTTCCCGATCGAGCCGACGACTGCCGTCATCGGCGTCGACTGGACGGTCGCCTTCATCATCCTCGCGATCGTCACGATGACACTCGGGAACTTCGCCGCAGCGACCCAGGACAACGTCAAGCGGATGCTCGCGTACTCTTCGGTCGGCCACGCCGGCTACGCCCTGATCGGGCTCGCCGGTCTCTCGGCCGACGGGGGCGAGATCGTGATGGGCGCGGCGATGATGCACCTGCTGGTCTACGGCTTCATGAACACCGGTGCCTTCCTGTTCGTCGCGCTCGCGGAGTACTGGGGCGTCGGCCGCACGTTCGAGGACTACAACGGACTCTCGAACCAGGCGCCGGTCGCCTGCTTCGCGCTCGGTATCTTCATGTTCAGCCTCGCCGGCATCCCGCCGCTGGGCGGGTTCTGGAGCAAGTACTTCCTCTTTACCGGCGCGATCGAGGCCGCGGCGGCAAACAGCGCCATGTTGGTCGTCGCGGCTGCGCTCGTGGTAAACAGTGCACTCTCGCTGTACTACTACGCGCGACTTGTGAAGGCCGTCTGGATCGAGGACCCGGTCGTCGACCGGGACACCCTCACACAGCCGACGGGGCTGTACGCCGCGATCGTCGTCGCTGCCGTGCTGACCGTCGTTGCGCTGCCGGTGTTTGGCCCGATCGCCGACGCGGCACAGCAGGCCGCGACCGTCGCGATCAGCTAA